Proteins found in one Populus alba chromosome 14, ASM523922v2, whole genome shotgun sequence genomic segment:
- the LOC118039421 gene encoding protein XRI1 isoform X2, translating to MYCGNGEHWGWQRDERCLQKHFNGDISQCLWDEVTPNGEDLSYMLDETTPFKACGDLAYHVDHDANMNKEHEEWRGAHLQLKRRRLQFDTQLEDSPFCDEEITPVFLKSNETKESLEEVFPQASRWDSAYQDISASSYNGLDQSSERWIADCFNDSEIHFSPNDMNLPGASDIQIDISDFCNDPPEFEANVVQKCVTRTPRNVVFKGMKSFIQTPTKLAISVAYPFAFIKPCGVHGDVTLNEINRRIRTPPSKAKLRDEEPVVYPMSAFSGNPVVGKTKIRTEGGKGNITIMRTKG from the exons ATGTATTG TGGCAATGGGGAACATTGGGGCTGGCAACGTGACGAGCGCTGTCTTCAAAAACATTTCAATGGTG acatATCTCAATGTTTATGGGATGAAGTGACTCCGAACGGAGAAGATCTTTCCTACATGCTTGATGAGACAACTCCGTTTAAGGCTTGTGGTGATTTGGCTTACCATGTTGATCATGATG CTAACATGAACAAGGAACATGAAGAATGGAGGGGGGCTCACTTGCAATTAAAAAGGCGTCGGCTACAGTTTGACACTCAATTAGAAGATTCCCCCTTTTGTGATGAAGAAATAACTCCTGtattcttaaaatcaaat GAGACAAAAGAGTCACTTGAAGAAGTTTTCCCACAAGCATCACGGTGGGATTCTGCTTATCAAG ATATTTCTGCCTCCAGTTATAATGGCCTGGATCAGTCATCTGAGCGGTGGATCGCAGACTGTTTTAATGACTCGGAGATTCATTTTAGTCCCAACGATAT GAATCTCCCTGGAGCATCTGATATTCAAATTGATATTTCAG ATTTCTGCAATGACCCTCCTGAGTTTGAAGCTAATGTGGTTCAGAAGTGTGTTACTCGGACACCTCGAAATGTTGTTTTTAAAG GTATGAAGTCCTTCATCCAGACACCCACTAAGTTAGCTATTTCTGTTGCCTATCCATTTGCTTTTATCAAACCTTGTGGGGTTCATGGAGATGTCACTTTGAATGAAATAAACCGGCGGATCCGCACTCCACCATCGAAAGCAAAGCTAAGGGATGAAGAACCCGTTGTTTATCCCATGTCCGCTTTTTCTGGGAACCCTGTTGTTGGCAAAACTAAAATTCGCACAGAAGGAGGGAAAGGAAACATCACAATTATGAGAACTAAAGGCTAA
- the LOC118039421 gene encoding protein XRI1 isoform X4 codes for MYCGNGEHWGWQRDERCLQKHFNGANMNKEHEEWRGAHLQLKRRRLQFDTQLEDSPFCDEEITPVFLKSNETKESLEEVFPQASRWDSAYQDISASSYNGLDQSSERWIADCFNDSEIHFSPNDMNLPGASDIQIDISDFCNDPPEFEANVVQKCVTRTPRNVVFKGMKSFIQTPTKLAISVAYPFAFIKPCGVHGDVTLNEINRRIRTPPSKAKLRDEEPVVYPMSAFSGNPVVGKTKIRTEGGKGNITIMRTKG; via the exons ATGTATTG TGGCAATGGGGAACATTGGGGCTGGCAACGTGACGAGCGCTGTCTTCAAAAACATTTCAATGGTG CTAACATGAACAAGGAACATGAAGAATGGAGGGGGGCTCACTTGCAATTAAAAAGGCGTCGGCTACAGTTTGACACTCAATTAGAAGATTCCCCCTTTTGTGATGAAGAAATAACTCCTGtattcttaaaatcaaat GAGACAAAAGAGTCACTTGAAGAAGTTTTCCCACAAGCATCACGGTGGGATTCTGCTTATCAAG ATATTTCTGCCTCCAGTTATAATGGCCTGGATCAGTCATCTGAGCGGTGGATCGCAGACTGTTTTAATGACTCGGAGATTCATTTTAGTCCCAACGATAT GAATCTCCCTGGAGCATCTGATATTCAAATTGATATTTCAG ATTTCTGCAATGACCCTCCTGAGTTTGAAGCTAATGTGGTTCAGAAGTGTGTTACTCGGACACCTCGAAATGTTGTTTTTAAAG GTATGAAGTCCTTCATCCAGACACCCACTAAGTTAGCTATTTCTGTTGCCTATCCATTTGCTTTTATCAAACCTTGTGGGGTTCATGGAGATGTCACTTTGAATGAAATAAACCGGCGGATCCGCACTCCACCATCGAAAGCAAAGCTAAGGGATGAAGAACCCGTTGTTTATCCCATGTCCGCTTTTTCTGGGAACCCTGTTGTTGGCAAAACTAAAATTCGCACAGAAGGAGGGAAAGGAAACATCACAATTATGAGAACTAAAGGCTAA
- the LOC118039421 gene encoding protein XRI1 isoform X5: MTSKYLISILLGLFGNAVSVFCFLFFVGTKMMMRDVGSECIVAMGNIGAGNVTSAVFKNISMVETKESLEEVFPQASRWDSAYQDISASSYNGLDQSSERWIADCFNDSEIHFSPNDMNLPGASDIQIDISDFCNDPPEFEANVVQKCVTRTPRNVVFKGMKSFIQTPTKLAISVAYPFAFIKPCGVHGDVTLNEINRRIRTPPSKAKLRDEEPVVYPMSAFSGNPVVGKTKIRTEGGKGNITIMRTKG; encoded by the exons ATGACAAGTAAATATCTAATTTCTATTTTACTGGGTTTATTTGGAAATGCAGTttctgttttctgttttctgttttttgttgGGACTAAAATGATGATGAGGGATGTGGGCTCTGAATGTATTG TGGCAATGGGGAACATTGGGGCTGGCAACGTGACGAGCGCTGTCTTCAAAAACATTTCAATGGTG GAGACAAAAGAGTCACTTGAAGAAGTTTTCCCACAAGCATCACGGTGGGATTCTGCTTATCAAG ATATTTCTGCCTCCAGTTATAATGGCCTGGATCAGTCATCTGAGCGGTGGATCGCAGACTGTTTTAATGACTCGGAGATTCATTTTAGTCCCAACGATAT GAATCTCCCTGGAGCATCTGATATTCAAATTGATATTTCAG ATTTCTGCAATGACCCTCCTGAGTTTGAAGCTAATGTGGTTCAGAAGTGTGTTACTCGGACACCTCGAAATGTTGTTTTTAAAG GTATGAAGTCCTTCATCCAGACACCCACTAAGTTAGCTATTTCTGTTGCCTATCCATTTGCTTTTATCAAACCTTGTGGGGTTCATGGAGATGTCACTTTGAATGAAATAAACCGGCGGATCCGCACTCCACCATCGAAAGCAAAGCTAAGGGATGAAGAACCCGTTGTTTATCCCATGTCCGCTTTTTCTGGGAACCCTGTTGTTGGCAAAACTAAAATTCGCACAGAAGGAGGGAAAGGAAACATCACAATTATGAGAACTAAAGGCTAA
- the LOC118039421 gene encoding protein XRI1 isoform X6, producing the protein MTMAMGNIGAGNVTSAVFKNISMVETKESLEEVFPQASRWDSAYQDISASSYNGLDQSSERWIADCFNDSEIHFSPNDMNLPGASDIQIDISDFCNDPPEFEANVVQKCVTRTPRNVVFKGMKSFIQTPTKLAISVAYPFAFIKPCGVHGDVTLNEINRRIRTPPSKAKLRDEEPVVYPMSAFSGNPVVGKTKIRTEGGKGNITIMRTKG; encoded by the exons ATGACAA TGGCAATGGGGAACATTGGGGCTGGCAACGTGACGAGCGCTGTCTTCAAAAACATTTCAATGGTG GAGACAAAAGAGTCACTTGAAGAAGTTTTCCCACAAGCATCACGGTGGGATTCTGCTTATCAAG ATATTTCTGCCTCCAGTTATAATGGCCTGGATCAGTCATCTGAGCGGTGGATCGCAGACTGTTTTAATGACTCGGAGATTCATTTTAGTCCCAACGATAT GAATCTCCCTGGAGCATCTGATATTCAAATTGATATTTCAG ATTTCTGCAATGACCCTCCTGAGTTTGAAGCTAATGTGGTTCAGAAGTGTGTTACTCGGACACCTCGAAATGTTGTTTTTAAAG GTATGAAGTCCTTCATCCAGACACCCACTAAGTTAGCTATTTCTGTTGCCTATCCATTTGCTTTTATCAAACCTTGTGGGGTTCATGGAGATGTCACTTTGAATGAAATAAACCGGCGGATCCGCACTCCACCATCGAAAGCAAAGCTAAGGGATGAAGAACCCGTTGTTTATCCCATGTCCGCTTTTTCTGGGAACCCTGTTGTTGGCAAAACTAAAATTCGCACAGAAGGAGGGAAAGGAAACATCACAATTATGAGAACTAAAGGCTAA
- the LOC118039421 gene encoding protein XRI1 isoform X1 has translation MDYSNDNGNGEHWGWQRDERCLQKHFNGDISQCLWDEVTPNGEDLSYMLDETTPFKACGDLAYHVDHDANMNKEHEEWRGAHLQLKRRRLQFDTQLEDSPFCDEEITPVFLKSNETKESLEEVFPQASRWDSAYQDISASSYNGLDQSSERWIADCFNDSEIHFSPNDMNLPGASDIQIDISDFCNDPPEFEANVVQKCVTRTPRNVVFKGMKSFIQTPTKLAISVAYPFAFIKPCGVHGDVTLNEINRRIRTPPSKAKLRDEEPVVYPMSAFSGNPVVGKTKIRTEGGKGNITIMRTKG, from the exons ATGGATTATAGCAATGACAA TGGCAATGGGGAACATTGGGGCTGGCAACGTGACGAGCGCTGTCTTCAAAAACATTTCAATGGTG acatATCTCAATGTTTATGGGATGAAGTGACTCCGAACGGAGAAGATCTTTCCTACATGCTTGATGAGACAACTCCGTTTAAGGCTTGTGGTGATTTGGCTTACCATGTTGATCATGATG CTAACATGAACAAGGAACATGAAGAATGGAGGGGGGCTCACTTGCAATTAAAAAGGCGTCGGCTACAGTTTGACACTCAATTAGAAGATTCCCCCTTTTGTGATGAAGAAATAACTCCTGtattcttaaaatcaaat GAGACAAAAGAGTCACTTGAAGAAGTTTTCCCACAAGCATCACGGTGGGATTCTGCTTATCAAG ATATTTCTGCCTCCAGTTATAATGGCCTGGATCAGTCATCTGAGCGGTGGATCGCAGACTGTTTTAATGACTCGGAGATTCATTTTAGTCCCAACGATAT GAATCTCCCTGGAGCATCTGATATTCAAATTGATATTTCAG ATTTCTGCAATGACCCTCCTGAGTTTGAAGCTAATGTGGTTCAGAAGTGTGTTACTCGGACACCTCGAAATGTTGTTTTTAAAG GTATGAAGTCCTTCATCCAGACACCCACTAAGTTAGCTATTTCTGTTGCCTATCCATTTGCTTTTATCAAACCTTGTGGGGTTCATGGAGATGTCACTTTGAATGAAATAAACCGGCGGATCCGCACTCCACCATCGAAAGCAAAGCTAAGGGATGAAGAACCCGTTGTTTATCCCATGTCCGCTTTTTCTGGGAACCCTGTTGTTGGCAAAACTAAAATTCGCACAGAAGGAGGGAAAGGAAACATCACAATTATGAGAACTAAAGGCTAA
- the LOC118039421 gene encoding protein XRI1 isoform X3, translating into MDYSNDNGNGEHWGWQRDERCLQKHFNGANMNKEHEEWRGAHLQLKRRRLQFDTQLEDSPFCDEEITPVFLKSNETKESLEEVFPQASRWDSAYQDISASSYNGLDQSSERWIADCFNDSEIHFSPNDMNLPGASDIQIDISDFCNDPPEFEANVVQKCVTRTPRNVVFKGMKSFIQTPTKLAISVAYPFAFIKPCGVHGDVTLNEINRRIRTPPSKAKLRDEEPVVYPMSAFSGNPVVGKTKIRTEGGKGNITIMRTKG; encoded by the exons ATGGATTATAGCAATGACAA TGGCAATGGGGAACATTGGGGCTGGCAACGTGACGAGCGCTGTCTTCAAAAACATTTCAATGGTG CTAACATGAACAAGGAACATGAAGAATGGAGGGGGGCTCACTTGCAATTAAAAAGGCGTCGGCTACAGTTTGACACTCAATTAGAAGATTCCCCCTTTTGTGATGAAGAAATAACTCCTGtattcttaaaatcaaat GAGACAAAAGAGTCACTTGAAGAAGTTTTCCCACAAGCATCACGGTGGGATTCTGCTTATCAAG ATATTTCTGCCTCCAGTTATAATGGCCTGGATCAGTCATCTGAGCGGTGGATCGCAGACTGTTTTAATGACTCGGAGATTCATTTTAGTCCCAACGATAT GAATCTCCCTGGAGCATCTGATATTCAAATTGATATTTCAG ATTTCTGCAATGACCCTCCTGAGTTTGAAGCTAATGTGGTTCAGAAGTGTGTTACTCGGACACCTCGAAATGTTGTTTTTAAAG GTATGAAGTCCTTCATCCAGACACCCACTAAGTTAGCTATTTCTGTTGCCTATCCATTTGCTTTTATCAAACCTTGTGGGGTTCATGGAGATGTCACTTTGAATGAAATAAACCGGCGGATCCGCACTCCACCATCGAAAGCAAAGCTAAGGGATGAAGAACCCGTTGTTTATCCCATGTCCGCTTTTTCTGGGAACCCTGTTGTTGGCAAAACTAAAATTCGCACAGAAGGAGGGAAAGGAAACATCACAATTATGAGAACTAAAGGCTAA